A genomic region of Prionailurus bengalensis isolate Pbe53 chromosome D1, Fcat_Pben_1.1_paternal_pri, whole genome shotgun sequence contains the following coding sequences:
- the FUT4 gene encoding alpha-(1,3)-fucosyltransferase 4, producing MAKFTSCRCFPAALDDPGNEVFAQREQFNKKNAEEISNVFGEESQDGLQMSHFPEEEPRGHEVTVTAAVAAPQPARFRGLSRSLPPAGVAGHRRAARKEADSIFRPDARGLGTPGPPSPRVRSSALCTRPATNRVLPLEGEGARAARPKVWESWTGRGRAEARQETPGAGSAGRAGGAVEGRDGAAPGGAARAAHSALAARPAGTVREECQAREPWDSGTALSRSRAGGERQRRPEPQRQHESGRRGPTPADARRAAAAVPARAMGAPWGREAGRRFGRRRGRGLLPSASAVAAAGLLCTALAAFCCWRQLPPLPWASSAPPRPVAVLLWWEPFAGRDSGARPPPDCWLRFNISGCRLLTDRAAYGEAQAVLFHHRDLVKEPRDWPPPWGAPVRGADELELRVLDDEEAVAAEALATSGLRPPGQRWVWMNFESPSHSPGLRNLAGNLFNWTLSYRADSDVFVPYGYLYPRTHPSDQPLGLAPPLARKRGLVAWVVSNWDERQARVRYYHQLSQHVSVDVFGRSGPGRPVPSIGLLHTVARYKFYLAFENSQHLDYITEKLWRNALLAGAVPVVLGPDRANYERFMPRGAFIHVDDFPSASSLAAYLLFLDRNPAVYRRYFSWRRSYAVHITSFWEEPWCRACQAVQSAGDRPKSIRNLARWFER from the exons GGTCACGAGGTCACGGTCACCGCCGCCGTGGCCGCGCCGCAGCCCGCACGTTTCCGCGGCCTCTCGCGCTCCCTCCCTCCGGCAGGCGTCGCTGGCCACCGCAGGGCGGCGAGGAAGGAAGCGGACTCGATCTTCCGTCCCGACGCCCGGGGACTCGGCACCCCCGGCCCGCCTTCTCCACGAGTCCGCTCTAGCGCCCTCTGCACGCGCCCAGCGACGAACCGGGTCCTCCCTCTGGAAGGCGAAG GGGCCCGGGCGGCGCGGCCGAAGGTCTGGGAGTCCTGGACGGGGCGGGGACGGGCGGAGGCGCGGCAGGAAACGCCCGGGGCCGGCAGTGCCGGTCGGGCCGGGGGCGCGGTGGAGGGGAGGGACGGGGCGGCGCCCGGCGGGGCTGCCCGGGCCGCGCACTCAGCCCTGGCGGCGCGCCCCGCGGGGACTGTTCGGGAGGAGTGCCAGGCCCGCGAGCCTTGGGATTCCGGGACCGCCCTCTCCCGCTCCAGGGCCGGCGGCGAGCGGCAACGACGGCCAGAGCCGCAGCGGCAGCATGAGAGCGGGCGCCGCGGCCCCACGCCTGCGGACGCGCGGCGAGCGGCGGCGGCCGTGCCTGCGCGCGCCATGGGGGCGCCGTGGGGCCGGGAGGCCGGCCGGCGCTTCGGGCGGCGCCGGGGCCGGGGGCTTCTGCCGAGCGCCTCCGCGGTGGCGGCGGCCGGCCTGCTGTGCACCGCTCTGGCCGCCTTCTGCTGCTGGAGGCAGCTGCCGCCGCTGCCCTGGGCATCCTCCGCCCCGCCGCGGCCGGTGGCCGTGCTGCTGTGGTGGGAACCCTTCGCGGGGCGCGACAGCGGCGCGAGGCCGCCCCCGGACTGCTGGCTGCGCTTCAACATCAGCGGCTGCCGCCTGCTCACCGACCGTGCGGCCTATGGGGAGGCCCAGGCGGTGCTTTTCCACCACCGTGACCTCGTGAAGGAACCCCGTGACTGGCCCCCGCCCTGGGGCGCCCCGGTGCGCGGGGCAGATGAGCTGGAGTTGCGGGTGTTGGACGACGAGGAGGCGGTGGCCGCCGAAGCCCTGGCCACCTCGGGCCTCAGGCCCCCGGGCCAGCGCTGGGTGTGGATGAACTTCGAGTCGCCCTCCCACTCCCCGGGCTTGCGGAACCTGGCGGGGAACCTCTTCAACTGGACCCTCTCCTACAGGGCCGACTCGGACGTCTTCGTGCCTTACGGGTACCTCTACCCCAGGACCCATCCCAGCGACCAACCGCTAGGCCTGGCCCCGCCGCTGGCCCGGAAACGGGGGCTGGTGGCCTGGGTGGTGAGCAACTGGGATGAGCGCCAGGCCCGGGTCCGGTACtaccaccagctgagccagcatGTGTCGGTGGACGTGTTCGGCAGGAGCGGGCCTGGCCGGCCGGTGCCCAGCATTGGCCTTCTGCACACAGTGGCCCGCTACAAGTTCTACCTGGCCTTTGAGAACTCGCAGCACCTGGATTACATCACCGAGAAGCTCTGGCGCAACGCGTTGCTGGCCGGGGCCGTGCCCGTGGTGCTGGGCCCCGACCGTGCCAATTATGAACGCTTCATGCCCCGCGGTGCCTTCATCCACGTAGACGACTTCCCTAGTGCCTCCTCCCTGGCTGCCTACCTGCTCTTCCTCGACCGAAACCCAGCAGTCTACCGTCGCTACTTCAGCTGGCGCAGGAGCTACGCCGTGCACATCACCTCCTTCTGGGAGGAGCCTTGGTGCCGGGCCTGCCAGGCTGTGCAGAGCGCCGGGGACCGGCCCAAGAGCATACGCAATTTGGCTCGCTGGTTTGAGCGGTGA